One segment of Triticum aestivum cultivar Chinese Spring chromosome 2A, IWGSC CS RefSeq v2.1, whole genome shotgun sequence DNA contains the following:
- the LOC123191169 gene encoding protein NRT1/ PTR FAMILY 5.10 produces MAVVDAEAPFLQGKEEPLAGVSDFRGRPVYRATSGGRRSAIAVVEGAGSFVYYGVSANLITYMTGPLGHSNAEAAAAVNVWTGTARLMPLLGAFVADSWLGRYWSIILACTLYVLGYGMITLASTLLTQRPSSTLDSDSSSNPMSPQVAFFYVSLYLIALAQGADKPCGLAFAADQFDADHPRECAARSSFFNWWHFSIAIGIAVAIIVVSYIQENLGWGICFGMLCTVMICAFVIFLVGIPTYRLHASIVGSGSPFIRLGCSLITLARNSGFSFHAKRHMHEDEDATSNLEEARGVLGLLPIWVACLAYGVVFVQITTLFNKQDHTLDCHIFGSLELPPAMLQTFWPASVLLFVPFYDCVLVPALRCLTGTSSGLTQLQRVGTGMAVSLAAMCVAALVETQRLEMAREHNLVEDTEATVPMSWSWLVPQYVMVGVADVFIIVGMQEFFYDQMPSELRSLGIALYCSVIGIGGFISGTLISLIDRITRKGGGDSWFSDNLNRAHLDYFYWLLAGLSAAELALYICFARAYTYKEKRDF; encoded by the exons ATGGCAGTGGTGGACGCCGAGGCTCCCTTTCTCCAGGGCAAGGAGGAGCCGCTGGCCGGAGTCTCCGACTTCCGCGGCCGCCCCGTCTACCGCGCCACCTCTGGCGGTCGGCGCTCCGCCATCGCCG TGGTGGAGGGCGCCGGCAGTTTCGTCTACTACGGCGTGTCGGCGAACTTGATCACGTACATGACAGGGCCGCTCGGCCACTCCAacgcggaggcggccgcggcggtGAACGTCTGGACGGGGACGGCCAGGCTCATGCCGCTGCTGGGCGCCTTCGTCGCCGACTCCTGGCTGGGGCGCTACTGGTCCATCATCCTCGCCTGCACCCTCTACGTCCTG GGTTATGGCATGATCACTCTAGCATCCACACTCCTGACCCAGCGACCATCATCGACCCTCGACAGCGACTCTTCTTCTAACCCTATGTCGCCGCAGGTGGCCTTCTTTTATGTCTCCCTCTATCTCATTGCCCTCGCACAGGGTGCCGACAAGCCATGCGGACTTGCATTTGCCGCCGATCAATTCGACGCCGACCACCCCAGGGAGTGTGCCGCCCGTAGCTCCTTCTTCAATTGGTGGCACTTCTCCATAGCCATTGGTATCGCCGTCGCCATTATTGTCGTCAGCTACATCCAGGAGAATCTTGGTTGGGGAATTTGTTTTGGCATGCTCTGCACCGTCATGATTTGTGCCTTTGTCATCTTCCTCGTTGGTATTCCCACCTATCGCCTCCACGCATCCATCGTTGGCTCCGGCAGCCCCTTTATCCGTCTCGGGTGTAGTCTCATCACGCTTGCCAGAAACTCAGGTTTCTCCTTCCATGCTAAAAGACACATGCATGAAGATGAAGACGCCACAAGCAACTTGGAGGAGGCTCGCGGCGTCCTAGGGCTACTGCCGATCTGGGTTGCATGTCTAGCATATGGTGTGGTGTTCGTGCAGATCACGACACTTTTTAACAAGCAGGACCACACCCTAGATTGCCATATCTTTGGTAGCCTAGAGCTGCCACCGGCCATGTTGCAAACGTTTTGGCCAGCATCTGTCTTGTTGTTCGTTCCCTTTTATGATTGTGTTCTAGTGCCGGCCCTACGTTGTCTGACGGGCACTTCGTCCGGGCTGACACAACTTCAACGAGTAGGCACAGGCATGGCCGTGTCACTTGCCGCCATGTGTGTGGCGGCATTGGTGGAGACCCAGAGGCTAGAGATGGCACGTGAGCACAACCTGGTTGAAGACACAGAGGCGACGGTCCCAATGAGTTGGTCATGGCTGGTGCCGCAGTACGTGATGGTCGGGGTGGCGGACGTGTTCATAATAGTTGGGATGCAAGAGTTCTTTTATGACCAGATGCCCAGCGAGCTTCGTAGCCTTGGCATAGCGCTCTACTGCAGTGTGATTGGCATCGGTGGCTTCATCAGCGGCACTCTCATCTCACTCATTGACCGCATCACACGCAAAGGCGGTGGCGATAGCTGGTTCTCTGACAACCTCAACCGCGCCCACCTCGACTACTTCTATTGGCTGCTTGCCGGCCTCAGTGCGGCAGAGCTCGCACTCTACATTTGCTTCGCTAGAGCCTACACCTACAAGGAGAAGAGAGACTTTTGA